A single region of the Pseudomonas solani genome encodes:
- the mreB gene encoding rod shape-determining protein MreB — MFKKLRGMFSSDLSIDLGTANTLIYVRERGIVLNEPSVVAIRNHGNQKSVVAVGTEAKRMLGRTPGNISAIRPMKDGVIADFSVCEKMLQYFINKVHENSFLQPSPRVLICVPCKSTQVERRAIRESALGAGAREVFLIEEPMAAAIGAGLPVEEARGSMVVDIGGGTTEIALISLNGVVYAESVRVGGDRFDESIVTYVRRNYGSLIGESTAERIKQEIGTAFPGGEVREIDVRGRNLAEGVPRSFTLNSNEVLEALQESLATIVQAVKSALEQSPPELASDIAERGLVLTGGGALLRDLDKLLSQETGLPVIVAEDPLTCVARGGGRALEMMDRHAMDLLSTE; from the coding sequence ATGTTCAAGAAACTGCGTGGCATGTTTTCCAGCGATCTTTCGATCGACCTGGGCACTGCCAATACCCTGATTTATGTGCGCGAGCGCGGCATCGTCCTGAACGAGCCGTCCGTGGTCGCCATTCGTAACCACGGCAACCAGAAGAGCGTCGTGGCCGTCGGTACCGAGGCCAAGCGCATGCTCGGTCGTACCCCCGGCAACATTTCCGCCATCCGCCCGATGAAAGACGGCGTGATCGCCGACTTCAGCGTCTGCGAGAAGATGCTGCAGTACTTCATCAACAAGGTGCACGAGAACAGCTTCCTGCAGCCCAGCCCCCGTGTGCTGATCTGCGTTCCCTGCAAGTCCACCCAGGTCGAGCGTCGCGCCATCCGCGAATCCGCCCTGGGCGCCGGCGCCCGTGAAGTCTTCCTGATCGAAGAACCCATGGCCGCGGCCATCGGTGCCGGCCTGCCGGTCGAAGAGGCCCGTGGTTCCATGGTCGTCGACATCGGCGGTGGCACCACCGAGATCGCCCTGATCTCCCTCAACGGCGTGGTCTACGCCGAATCCGTACGGGTTGGCGGCGACCGTTTCGACGAGTCCATCGTCACCTACGTGCGCCGCAACTACGGCAGCCTGATCGGTGAATCCACCGCCGAGCGCATCAAGCAGGAAATCGGCACCGCCTTCCCGGGTGGCGAAGTCCGCGAGATCGACGTCCGTGGCCGCAACCTGGCCGAAGGCGTACCGCGCAGCTTCACCCTGAACTCCAACGAGGTTCTGGAAGCGCTGCAGGAATCCCTGGCGACCATCGTCCAGGCGGTCAAGAGCGCCCTGGAACAATCCCCGCCGGAGCTGGCTTCCGACATCGCCGAGCGCGGCCTGGTGCTGACCGGTGGTGGCGCGCTGCTGCGCGATCTCGACAAGCTCCTGTCCCAGGAAACCGGCCTGCCGGTGATCGTCGCCGAGGACCCGCTGACCTGCGTGGCCCGTGGTGGTGGTCGCGCCCTGGAAATGATGGATCGTCACGCAATGGACCTGCTCTCCACCGAGTAA
- the mreD gene encoding rod shape-determining protein MreD: MVSARSNNGWVIWFSLLLALLLSVAPMPTFMEVGRPLWPALLLTYWTLALPHRVGMTTAWLVGVAEDVLYGTLLGQNALILSLITFLVLTLHQRLRMFPMWQQSLVLMVVFGLAQLVQLWLNALTGNRPPTLLFLLPALVSALLWPWIFAALRGLSRRLNVK; encoded by the coding sequence ATGGTCAGCGCCCGTTCGAACAATGGCTGGGTGATCTGGTTCAGCCTGTTGCTGGCCCTGCTGCTCAGCGTTGCGCCCATGCCCACCTTCATGGAAGTGGGGCGCCCGCTGTGGCCCGCCCTGCTGCTCACCTACTGGACGCTGGCCCTGCCGCACCGCGTAGGCATGACCACCGCCTGGCTGGTCGGCGTTGCCGAAGACGTGCTCTACGGCACCCTGCTGGGGCAGAACGCGCTGATCCTGTCCCTGATCACATTCCTCGTGCTGACCCTGCATCAGCGCTTGCGCATGTTCCCCATGTGGCAGCAGAGTCTGGTGTTGATGGTGGTCTTCGGCCTCGCCCAACTGGTGCAGCTGTGGCTCAACGCCCTGACCGGCAACCGCCCGCCGACCTTGTTGTTCCTCTTGCCCGCCCTGGTCAGCGCCTTGCTCTGGCCCTGGATTTTCGCCGCCTTGCGCGGCTTGAGCCGCCGCCTCAACGTCAAATGA
- a CDS encoding septal ring lytic transglycosylase RlpA family protein — MQRLLCLLAFSGLLTGCSYIPFERDSETPGDYRAEGRASFYGARHHGQKTASGERFDQNALTAAHRTLPFGTRVKVTNLDNDRSVVLRINDRGPYARTRIIDVSKKAAEELGMIRSGVVPVRVESLR, encoded by the coding sequence ATGCAGCGACTGCTCTGCCTTCTCGCTTTCTCCGGCCTGTTGACCGGCTGCTCCTACATCCCCTTCGAACGCGACAGCGAAACCCCGGGCGACTACCGCGCCGAGGGCCGCGCCTCCTTCTATGGCGCCCGCCACCACGGCCAGAAAACCGCCAGCGGCGAACGCTTCGACCAGAACGCCCTGACCGCCGCCCACCGCACCCTGCCCTTCGGCACCCGGGTCAAGGTCACCAACCTCGACAACGACCGCAGCGTGGTACTGCGCATCAACGATCGCGGCCCCTATGCCCGCACGCGGATCATCGACGTCTCGAAAAAGGCCGCCGAGGAGCTGGGCATGATCCGCTCGGGCGTGGTGCCGGTGCGCGTCGAAAGCCTCAGATGA
- the mreC gene encoding rod shape-determining protein MreC, whose protein sequence is MKPLFAKGPSLGVRLLAFAVLSAALMVVDARFDTLKPARSQMGLVLTPFYWLADLPVRLWDGVSDQFTSRSTLIAENEKLKAEGLLMQRRLQKLAALTEQNVRLRELLNSSALVDDKVLVGELIGVDPNPFTHRILVDKGEKDGVFLGQPVLDARGLMGQVVEVMPYTARVLLLTDTTHSIPVQVNRNGLRAIASGTGNPERLELRHVADTADIKEGDLLVSSGLGQRFPAGYPVATVKEVIHDSGQPFAIVRAVPTAALNRSRYLLLVFTDTRSPEQRANDSAEAQEAADREAAGKPAATPAPAGAAAPGAAATPAAPTPAAPAPAGTASSTPATPPAHRENR, encoded by the coding sequence ATAAAACCGCTATTCGCCAAGGGACCTTCGCTCGGCGTGCGCCTGTTGGCGTTCGCCGTGCTTTCTGCCGCCTTGATGGTGGTCGATGCCCGCTTCGACACGTTGAAACCAGCACGCAGCCAGATGGGCCTCGTGCTGACGCCCTTCTATTGGCTGGCGGATTTGCCGGTGCGACTCTGGGATGGCGTCAGCGACCAGTTCACCAGCCGCAGCACCCTGATCGCCGAGAACGAGAAGCTCAAGGCCGAAGGCCTGCTGATGCAGCGTCGCCTGCAGAAGCTGGCGGCCCTGACCGAGCAGAACGTGCGCCTGCGCGAGCTGCTCAACTCCTCCGCCCTGGTGGACGACAAGGTTCTGGTGGGCGAGCTGATCGGCGTCGACCCGAACCCCTTCACCCACCGCATTCTGGTGGACAAGGGCGAGAAGGACGGCGTGTTCCTCGGCCAGCCGGTGCTCGACGCCCGTGGCCTGATGGGCCAGGTGGTGGAGGTGATGCCCTACACCGCCCGCGTCCTGCTGCTCACCGATACCACCCACAGCATTCCGGTTCAGGTGAACCGCAACGGCCTGCGCGCCATCGCCAGCGGCACCGGTAACCCGGAACGCCTGGAGCTGCGCCATGTGGCCGATACCGCGGACATCAAGGAAGGCGACCTGCTGGTGAGTTCCGGCCTTGGCCAGCGCTTCCCCGCCGGCTACCCGGTGGCGACGGTCAAGGAAGTCATCCACGACTCCGGCCAGCCTTTCGCCATCGTCCGTGCCGTGCCCACCGCTGCGCTGAACCGCAGCCGCTACCTGCTGCTGGTGTTCACCGATACCCGCAGCCCCGAACAACGCGCCAACGATTCGGCCGAAGCCCAGGAAGCGGCCGATCGCGAAGCCGCCGGCAAGCCCGCTGCGACGCCCGCGCCCGCCGGTGCGGCCGCCCCAGGCGCCGCGGCAACGCCTGCCGCCCCGACTCCTGCCGCTCCGGCCCCGGCTGGTACGGCCTCCTCGACGCCGGCTACGCCGCCCGCCCACCGGGAGAACCGCTGA
- a CDS encoding carboxymuconolactone decarboxylase family protein has translation MSETRKPGVQVRREVMGDAFVDRALGNATEFTQPLQEFVNEHAWGGVWNREGLDRKTRSLITLAALTALKCPQELKGHVRGALNNGCTVEEIREALLHCAVYAGVPAAIDAFRAAQEIIDTWQADQKA, from the coding sequence ATGAGCGAAACACGCAAACCCGGCGTCCAGGTCCGCCGCGAAGTCATGGGCGACGCCTTCGTCGACCGCGCCCTGGGCAATGCCACTGAATTCACCCAGCCGCTGCAGGAGTTCGTCAACGAACACGCCTGGGGCGGCGTCTGGAACCGTGAAGGCCTGGACCGCAAGACCCGCAGCCTGATCACCCTCGCCGCCCTCACCGCCCTGAAATGCCCCCAGGAGCTCAAGGGCCACGTGCGCGGCGCGCTGAACAACGGCTGCACCGTGGAAGAAATCCGCGAAGCGCTGCTGCACTGCGCCGTCTACGCCGGCGTCCCCGCCGCCATCGACGCCTTCCGCGCCGCCCAGGAAATCATCGACACCTGGCAGGCCGACCAGAAGGCCTGA
- the gatB gene encoding Asp-tRNA(Asn)/Glu-tRNA(Gln) amidotransferase subunit GatB: MQWETVIGLEIHAQLSTQSKIFSASATTFGAEPNTQASLVDLGMPGVLPVLNAEAVRMAVKFGLAIDAEIGERNVFARKNYFYPDLPKGYQTSQMDLPIVGKGHLDITLDDGTTRRIGITRAHLEEDAGKSLHEDFHGMTGIDLNRAGTPLLEIVSEPEMRSAKEAVAYAKAIHALVRYLGICDGNMAEGSLRCDCNVSVRPKGQVEFGTRREIKNVNSFKFIERAINTEIAWQIDELESGRKIVQETVLYDVAANETRSMRSKEEANDYRYFPCPDLLPVVIEKSFLDEVRAQLPELPVQKRERFESQFGLSAYDASVLSASREMADYFEAVQSTCGDAKLAANWVMGELSSLLNKDGLEIEQSPVSAEYLGGMILRLKDGTINGKAAKTVFAAMAEGEGSPDAIIKARDLVQNTDSGAVETLLDEVLAANAEQVEQYRASDEAKRGKMFGFFVGQAMKAAKGKANPAQVNELLKKKLEG; this comes from the coding sequence ATGCAATGGGAAACCGTGATCGGGCTGGAAATCCACGCACAGCTCAGCACCCAATCGAAGATCTTCTCCGCCAGCGCCACCACCTTCGGCGCCGAGCCCAACACCCAGGCCAGCCTGGTTGACCTCGGCATGCCCGGCGTCCTGCCGGTACTCAACGCCGAAGCCGTGCGCATGGCCGTGAAATTCGGCCTGGCCATCGACGCCGAGATCGGCGAGCGCAACGTCTTCGCCCGCAAGAACTACTTCTACCCGGACCTGCCCAAGGGCTACCAGACCAGCCAGATGGACCTGCCCATCGTTGGCAAGGGCCACCTGGACATCACCCTGGACGACGGCACCACCCGCCGCATCGGCATCACCCGCGCGCACCTCGAAGAGGACGCCGGCAAGAGCCTGCACGAAGACTTCCACGGCATGACCGGCATCGACCTCAACCGTGCCGGCACCCCGCTGCTGGAAATCGTCTCCGAGCCGGAGATGCGCAGTGCCAAGGAAGCCGTGGCCTACGCCAAGGCCATCCACGCCCTGGTCCGCTACCTCGGCATCTGCGACGGCAACATGGCCGAAGGCTCGCTGCGCTGCGACTGCAACGTCTCGGTCCGCCCCAAGGGCCAGGTCGAGTTCGGCACCCGCCGCGAGATCAAGAACGTCAACTCGTTCAAGTTCATCGAGCGCGCCATCAACACCGAGATCGCCTGGCAGATCGACGAGCTGGAATCCGGCCGCAAGATCGTCCAGGAAACCGTGCTCTACGACGTGGCCGCCAACGAAACCCGCTCCATGCGCAGCAAGGAAGAAGCCAACGACTACCGTTACTTCCCCTGCCCGGACCTGCTGCCGGTGGTGATCGAGAAGAGCTTCCTCGACGAAGTACGCGCCCAGCTGCCGGAACTGCCGGTGCAGAAGCGCGAGCGTTTCGAGAGCCAGTTCGGCCTCTCCGCCTACGACGCCAGCGTGCTCTCAGCCAGCCGCGAGATGGCCGACTACTTCGAAGCCGTGCAAAGCACCTGTGGCGACGCCAAGCTGGCCGCCAACTGGGTGATGGGCGAGCTCTCCAGCCTGCTCAACAAGGACGGCCTGGAGATCGAGCAATCGCCGGTGTCCGCCGAGTACCTGGGCGGCATGATCCTGCGCCTGAAGGACGGCACCATCAACGGCAAGGCCGCGAAGACCGTGTTCGCCGCCATGGCCGAAGGTGAAGGGTCCCCCGACGCCATCATCAAGGCCCGCGACCTGGTGCAGAACACCGACAGCGGCGCCGTGGAGACGCTGCTCGACGAGGTGCTCGCCGCCAACGCCGAACAGGTCGAGCAGTACCGCGCCAGCGACGAAGCCAAGCGCGGCAAGATGTTCGGCTTCTTCGTCGGCCAGGCCATGAAAGCGGCCAAGGGCAAGGCCAACCCGGCCCAAGTGAACGAACTGCTGAAGAAGAAGCTCGAAGGCTGA
- a CDS encoding Maf family protein codes for MATLHLASGSPRRRELLAQIGVPFRLLSASIDESVRPGEPAPAYVERLAREKAAAGLAALGDAAGDACVLGADTSVVLDGRILGKPQDRDDFLTMLAGLSGREHEVLTALAVAQPGRCISRLVTSRVRFRVIPQAEREAYWASGEPTDKAGGYAIQGLGAVFVENIQGSYSAVVGLPLLETADVLGEFGISCWQRVG; via the coding sequence ATGGCCACGCTCCACCTGGCATCCGGCTCGCCCCGCCGTCGCGAATTGCTCGCCCAGATCGGCGTTCCCTTCCGGCTTCTTTCCGCTTCCATCGATGAATCCGTGCGCCCCGGCGAACCTGCCCCGGCCTACGTCGAGCGCCTGGCCCGGGAAAAGGCCGCCGCCGGCCTGGCCGCCCTGGGCGATGCCGCCGGGGATGCCTGCGTGCTGGGTGCCGATACGTCGGTGGTGCTCGATGGCCGCATCCTCGGCAAGCCCCAGGACCGCGACGACTTCCTGACGATGCTGGCGGGCCTTTCCGGCCGCGAGCACGAGGTGTTGACCGCATTGGCGGTGGCCCAGCCCGGGCGTTGCATCTCGCGCCTTGTGACCAGTCGGGTGCGCTTCCGCGTCATCCCCCAGGCCGAGCGCGAGGCCTATTGGGCCAGCGGCGAGCCGACGGACAAGGCAGGTGGCTACGCGATTCAGGGACTGGGTGCGGTGTTCGTCGAGAACATTCAGGGGAGTTATTCCGCCGTGGTGGGTCTACCGTTGCTGGAAACGGCGGACGTGCTGGGCGAATTCGGCATTTCTTGTTGGCAGCGCGTCGGGTAG
- the rng gene encoding ribonuclease G, with protein MSEEILINITPMESRVAVVENGVLQEVHVERTQRRGIVGNIYKGKVVRVLPGMQAAFVDIGLDRAAFIHASEISNREGSAVENITALVHEGQALVVQVTKDPIGSKGARLTTQLSIPSRYLVYMPRTAHVGISLKIEDEAERERLKQVVADCVAAEGIVETGGFILRTAADGARAEEILVDIRYLRRLWEQISSQMQSAPAPSVIYEDLSLALRTLRDLVHPRIEKIRIDSRETFQKVTQFVDELMPEIADRLEHYPGERPIFDLYGVEDEIQKALERKVLLKSGGYLIIDPTEAMTTIDVNTGAFVGHRTLEETIFKTNLEAATAIARQLRLRNLGGIIIIDFIDMEDEEHQRQVLRTLEKQLERDHAKTNIIGITELGLVQMTRKRTRESLMQNLCEPCPSCQGRGMLKTAETICYEIFREILREARAYQAEGYLVLANQKVVDRLLDEESGNVADLEAFIGRTIKFQVEGMYSQEQYDVVLL; from the coding sequence ATGAGCGAAGAGATTCTGATCAATATCACGCCGATGGAATCGCGCGTGGCGGTGGTGGAAAACGGCGTGCTGCAGGAGGTGCATGTAGAGCGCACCCAGCGTCGTGGCATCGTCGGCAACATCTACAAGGGCAAGGTGGTGCGGGTGCTGCCGGGCATGCAGGCGGCCTTCGTCGACATCGGCCTGGATCGCGCCGCATTCATCCATGCCTCGGAGATTTCCAACCGCGAGGGCAGTGCGGTGGAGAACATCACCGCCCTGGTCCACGAGGGTCAGGCACTGGTGGTGCAGGTGACCAAGGACCCCATCGGCAGCAAGGGCGCGCGCCTGACCACGCAGCTGTCGATCCCCTCCCGCTACCTGGTGTACATGCCGCGTACCGCCCATGTGGGCATCTCGCTGAAGATCGAAGACGAAGCCGAGCGCGAACGCCTCAAGCAGGTGGTGGCCGATTGCGTCGCCGCCGAAGGCATCGTGGAGACCGGCGGCTTCATCCTGCGCACCGCTGCCGATGGGGCACGGGCCGAAGAGATCCTCGTCGACATCCGTTACCTGCGCCGGCTGTGGGAGCAGATTTCCTCGCAGATGCAGAGCGCACCTGCGCCTTCGGTGATCTACGAAGACCTGAGCCTGGCCCTGCGCACCCTGCGTGACCTGGTCCACCCGCGCATCGAGAAGATCCGCATCGACTCCCGGGAAACCTTCCAGAAGGTCACCCAGTTCGTCGACGAGCTGATGCCCGAGATCGCCGACCGCCTGGAGCACTACCCCGGCGAGCGCCCGATCTTCGACCTCTACGGCGTCGAGGACGAGATCCAGAAGGCCCTGGAGCGCAAGGTACTGCTGAAGTCCGGCGGCTACCTGATCATCGACCCCACCGAGGCGATGACCACCATCGACGTGAACACCGGCGCCTTCGTCGGCCACCGCACGCTCGAAGAGACCATCTTCAAGACCAACCTCGAAGCGGCCACCGCCATCGCCCGCCAGCTGCGCCTGCGCAACCTGGGCGGCATCATCATCATCGACTTCATCGACATGGAGGACGAGGAGCATCAGCGCCAGGTCCTGCGGACGCTGGAGAAGCAGCTGGAACGGGACCACGCCAAGACCAACATCATCGGCATCACCGAACTCGGCCTGGTGCAGATGACCCGCAAGCGCACCCGCGAAAGCCTGATGCAGAACCTCTGCGAGCCGTGCCCGAGCTGCCAGGGTCGCGGCATGCTGAAGACCGCCGAAACCATCTGCTACGAGATCTTCCGCGAAATCCTCCGGGAAGCCCGCGCCTACCAGGCCGAAGGCTACCTGGTGCTGGCCAACCAGAAGGTGGTGGACCGCCTGCTGGACGAGGAATCGGGCAACGTCGCCGATCTCGAAGCCTTCATCGGGCGCACCATCAAGTTCCAGGTCGAGGGCATGTATTCCCAGGAGCAGTACGATGTCGTGCTGCTCTGA
- the gatA gene encoding Asp-tRNA(Asn)/Glu-tRNA(Gln) amidotransferase subunit GatA, protein MHQLTLAEIARALAAKEFSSEELSGALLARIQALDPQLNSFVTVTADQALEQARAADARRAAGENGALLGAPIAHKDLFCTQGVRTSCGSKMLDNFTAPYDATVVEKLKAAGTVSLGKLNMDEFAMGSASESSYYGAVKNPWALDRVPGGSSGGSAAAVAARLVPGTTGTDTGGSIRQPAAFTNLTGIKPTYGRVSRWGMIAYASSLDQAGPLARTAEDCALLLGAMAGFDPKDSTSVDAPADDYLAALAQPLAGLRIGLPKEYFGSGLDARIGAAVMAVVDELKKLGATVKDVSLPNMQHAIPAYYVIAPAEASSNLSRFDGVRFGYRCDAPKDLTDLYKRSREEGFGSEVKRRIMVGTYALSAGYYDAYYLKAQKIRRLIKNDFVKAFEGVDLILGPTTPNPAWKLGEKNNDPVAQYLEDIYTITANLAGLPGLSMPAGFVDGLPVGVQLLAPYFQEGRLLNVAHQYQQVTDWHKQAPAGF, encoded by the coding sequence ATGCATCAATTGACCCTGGCCGAGATCGCCCGTGCGCTGGCCGCCAAGGAATTCTCCTCCGAGGAACTGAGCGGCGCCCTGCTGGCACGCATCCAGGCCCTCGACCCGCAACTCAACAGCTTCGTCACCGTCACCGCCGACCAGGCGCTGGAACAGGCTCGTGCCGCCGACGCCCGTCGCGCCGCCGGCGAGAACGGCGCCCTGCTCGGCGCGCCCATCGCCCACAAGGACCTGTTCTGCACCCAGGGCGTACGCACCAGCTGCGGTTCGAAGATGCTCGACAACTTCACCGCGCCCTATGACGCCACCGTGGTCGAGAAGCTCAAGGCCGCCGGCACCGTCAGCCTCGGCAAGCTGAACATGGACGAGTTCGCCATGGGCTCCGCCAGCGAATCCAGTTACTACGGCGCGGTGAAGAACCCCTGGGCGCTCGACCGCGTGCCCGGCGGCTCCTCCGGCGGTTCCGCCGCGGCCGTCGCCGCGCGCCTGGTGCCCGGCACCACCGGTACCGATACCGGCGGCTCGATCCGCCAGCCTGCGGCCTTCACCAACCTCACCGGCATCAAGCCCACCTACGGCCGCGTGTCGCGCTGGGGCATGATCGCCTACGCCTCCAGCCTCGATCAGGCCGGCCCGCTGGCCCGCACCGCCGAGGACTGCGCCCTGCTCCTGGGCGCCATGGCCGGCTTCGATCCCAAGGACAGCACCAGCGTCGACGCCCCGGCGGACGATTACCTCGCCGCCCTGGCCCAGCCCCTGGCCGGCCTGCGCATCGGCCTGCCCAAGGAATACTTCGGCAGCGGCCTCGACGCGCGCATCGGCGCCGCCGTGATGGCCGTGGTCGACGAGCTGAAGAAGCTCGGCGCCACCGTCAAGGACGTTTCGCTGCCCAACATGCAGCACGCCATCCCCGCCTACTACGTGATCGCCCCGGCCGAGGCCAGCTCCAACCTCTCGCGCTTCGACGGCGTGCGCTTCGGCTACCGCTGCGATGCGCCCAAGGACCTCACCGACCTGTACAAGCGCTCCCGTGAGGAAGGCTTCGGCAGCGAAGTGAAGCGCCGCATCATGGTCGGCACCTACGCGCTCTCCGCCGGCTACTACGACGCCTACTACCTGAAGGCGCAGAAGATCCGTCGCCTGATCAAGAACGACTTCGTCAAAGCCTTCGAGGGCGTCGACCTGATCCTCGGCCCGACCACGCCCAACCCGGCCTGGAAACTCGGCGAGAAGAACAACGACCCGGTCGCCCAGTACCTCGAAGACATCTACACCATCACCGCCAACCTCGCCGGCCTGCCCGGCCTGTCCATGCCCGCCGGCTTCGTCGACGGCCTGCCGGTGGGCGTGCAGCTGCTCGCACCCTACTTCCAGGAAGGACGCCTGCTCAACGTGGCCCACCAGTACCAGCAGGTCACCGACTGGCACAAACAGGCCCCGGCCGGATTCTGA
- the gatC gene encoding Asp-tRNA(Asn)/Glu-tRNA(Gln) amidotransferase subunit GatC — translation MALERSDVEKIAHLARLGLNDGDIPRTTETLNNILGLIDAMQAVDTDGIEPLAHPLEATQRLRADEVTEENHRDAYQAIAPAVENGLYLVPKVID, via the coding sequence ATGGCGCTTGAACGCTCCGACGTGGAAAAGATCGCCCATCTCGCCCGCCTGGGCCTGAACGACGGCGATATCCCGCGTACCACCGAGACCCTCAACAACATCCTCGGCCTGATCGACGCGATGCAGGCCGTGGACACCGACGGCATCGAGCCGTTGGCCCACCCCCTCGAAGCCACCCAGCGCCTGCGCGCGGACGAAGTGACCGAGGAGAACCACCGCGACGCCTACCAGGCCATCGCGCCGGCCGTCGAAAACGGCCTCTACCTCGTGCCTAAAGTCATCGACTAA